A single Micromonospora sp. CCTCC AA 2012012 DNA region contains:
- the deoD gene encoding purine-nucleoside phosphorylase — MSTHIGAKPGEIAERVLMPGDPLRAKWIAETYLEGATCYSTVRGMLGFTGRWNGVEVSVQGSGMGMPSASIYAHELINEYGVKTLIRVGSCGALTEELQLRDVVAAIGSSTDSNMNRMRFDGLIDYAPVADFGLLRTSVEVAERRGISMHVGPILAADAFYTDRPDLYDTLADYGVLAVEMESAALYTIAARFRARALTILTVSDHIKTGEKTTSQEREQTFGQMVEIALDTVIA, encoded by the coding sequence ATGAGTACGCACATCGGCGCTAAGCCGGGAGAGATCGCCGAGCGGGTCCTGATGCCGGGCGACCCGCTGCGGGCCAAGTGGATCGCGGAGACCTACCTCGAGGGCGCCACCTGCTACTCGACGGTCCGCGGCATGCTGGGCTTCACCGGGCGCTGGAACGGCGTCGAGGTCTCCGTCCAGGGTTCCGGCATGGGCATGCCCTCCGCCTCCATCTACGCCCACGAGCTGATCAACGAGTACGGCGTGAAGACGCTGATCCGGGTCGGCTCCTGCGGGGCCCTCACCGAGGAACTCCAGCTGCGCGACGTGGTCGCCGCGATCGGGTCCTCCACCGACTCGAACATGAACCGGATGCGCTTCGACGGGCTGATCGACTACGCCCCGGTCGCCGACTTCGGGCTGCTGCGTACCTCGGTCGAGGTGGCCGAGCGGCGCGGCATCAGCATGCACGTCGGACCGATCCTGGCGGCGGACGCCTTCTACACCGACCGGCCGGACCTCTACGACACCCTCGCCGACTACGGCGTCCTGGCGGTGGAGATGGAGTCGGCGGCGCTCTACACGATCGCGGCCCGGTTCCGGGCCCGGGCGCTGACCATCCTCACCGTCAGCGACCACATCAAGACCGGCGAGAAGACCACCTCGCAGGAGCGGGAGCAGACCTTCGGCCAGATGGTCGAGATCGCCCTCGACACGGTCATCGCCTGA
- a CDS encoding glycosyl hydrolase produces the protein MTHRVRARGLLAGAAAAVTVLSAALVSMPSAQAAAATCQVQYQVTNDWGSGATTNLIITNTSTTPVNGWTLAWTFPGNQVVGDIWNATKTQSGANVTATNVSYSAGIPANGGTVSFGFNVTYSGSNPAPTAFTLNGAACGDPTPGPSGTPTSTPSPNPTSPSPTPSPTGTAPAGNLALNRPTTASSNESTSLSSNLAVDGNGATRWSSLYTDPQWIQVDLGATYPIAQVNLRWEAAYGKAYQLQTSTDGTTWTPVYSTTTGDGGLDALTVTGSGRYVRMSGTARGTAWGYSLYEFEVYAVKPPTPPGPNCGQDPADPQANSKVRNLICYLKTHQYVSGQTDLPDADKVQQLTGRYPAIVAFDFMEYTKGSIQTQQVIDWAKSRKGIVAFQWHWYCPHGGNYSAPCDFQPDLNNPSSQLYKDIDLVVGELKKMGDAGVPVLFRPLHEANNNYMWWTKKGQSAYQQLWRLIYQRAQLAGAHNIVWVFNGMASGQGSSLASWYPGDAYVDLVTSDYFQSWSDFDTTKAVSGSKTTGVAETFSPLNPNSDAPWPYFVVWASRDWTGSGKDVAGLWKTAMANPKTISIDQLPDMSAW, from the coding sequence ATGACCCACCGCGTACGCGCCCGGGGCCTGCTGGCCGGCGCGGCGGCAGCCGTCACCGTGCTGTCCGCCGCCCTGGTCAGCATGCCCAGCGCGCAGGCCGCCGCCGCCACCTGTCAGGTGCAGTACCAGGTCACCAACGACTGGGGATCCGGCGCCACCACCAACCTGATCATCACGAACACCAGCACCACCCCGGTCAACGGCTGGACCCTCGCCTGGACCTTCCCCGGCAACCAGGTCGTCGGCGACATCTGGAACGCCACGAAGACCCAGTCCGGCGCCAACGTGACCGCCACCAACGTCAGTTACAGCGCCGGGATCCCGGCGAACGGCGGCACCGTCAGCTTCGGCTTCAACGTCACCTACAGCGGGTCCAACCCGGCCCCGACCGCCTTCACCCTCAACGGGGCGGCCTGCGGCGACCCGACGCCCGGCCCGAGCGGCACCCCGACCAGCACGCCCAGCCCCAACCCCACCAGCCCGAGCCCGACCCCGAGCCCGACCGGCACCGCGCCGGCCGGCAACCTGGCGCTCAACCGGCCGACCACCGCGTCGTCCAACGAGAGCACCAGCCTCTCGTCGAACCTCGCGGTGGACGGCAACGGCGCGACCCGCTGGTCCAGCCTCTACACCGACCCGCAGTGGATCCAGGTCGACCTGGGTGCCACGTACCCGATCGCGCAGGTCAACCTGCGTTGGGAGGCGGCGTACGGCAAGGCGTACCAGCTCCAGACCTCGACCGACGGGACCACCTGGACCCCGGTCTACAGCACCACCACCGGCGACGGTGGGCTCGACGCCCTCACGGTCACCGGCAGCGGCCGGTACGTCCGGATGTCCGGCACGGCACGCGGCACCGCCTGGGGCTACTCGCTCTACGAGTTCGAGGTGTACGCGGTGAAGCCGCCCACCCCGCCGGGCCCCAACTGCGGGCAGGACCCCGCCGACCCGCAGGCGAACTCCAAGGTCCGCAACCTGATCTGCTACCTGAAGACCCACCAGTACGTCAGCGGGCAGACCGACCTGCCGGACGCCGACAAGGTGCAGCAGCTGACCGGCCGCTACCCGGCGATCGTGGCGTTCGACTTCATGGAGTACACCAAGGGCAGCATCCAGACCCAGCAGGTCATCGACTGGGCGAAGTCCCGCAAGGGCATCGTCGCCTTCCAGTGGCACTGGTACTGCCCGCACGGCGGCAACTACTCCGCCCCCTGCGACTTCCAGCCCGACCTGAACAACCCGTCGTCGCAGCTCTACAAGGACATCGACCTGGTGGTCGGTGAGCTGAAGAAGATGGGCGACGCCGGGGTGCCGGTGCTGTTCCGGCCGCTGCACGAGGCCAACAACAACTACATGTGGTGGACCAAGAAGGGCCAGAGCGCCTACCAGCAGCTCTGGCGGCTGATCTACCAGCGCGCCCAGCTCGCCGGGGCGCACAACATCGTCTGGGTCTTCAACGGCATGGCCAGCGGCCAGGGCAGCTCGCTCGCGTCCTGGTACCCGGGCGACGCCTACGTCGACCTGGTCACCTCCGACTACTTCCAGAGCTGGAGCGACTTCGACACCACCAAGGCGGTCAGCGGCAGCAAGACCACCGGGGTGGCGGAGACGTTCAGCCCGCTGAACCCGAACTCCGACGCGCCGTGGCCGTACTTCGTGGTGTGGGCGTCCCGGGACTGGACCGGCAGCGGCAAGGACGTGGCCGGCCTGTGGAAGACCGCGATGGCGAACCCGAAGACCATCTCCATCGACCAACTGCCGGACATGTCCGCCTGGTGA
- a CDS encoding alpha/beta hydrolase yields MTGTQLRSVVALLRMSPLDIGGDVGKMRDVFEELLGAIPLPEDVRTDAVDLGGVRTLKVTAGPDHGAGAVLFLHGGAYAFGSAATSANLAADVARRSGTTAYTVDYRLAPEHPFPAAVDDAVAAYRGLLDSGVPADRIALCGESSGGGLAVALLVALRDAGLPLPTSAAVLSPWTDLTQSGRSLRTKAAVDPTLTPEALAVRSRDYLAGADPRSPLASPLFADLRGLPPLLVQAGTHEILLDDALRLAAEAADADVAVTLQTFPNAPHVFQSFAAVLSPAATALDAVAAFLRTHLDQAAG; encoded by the coding sequence ATGACCGGAACCCAGCTGCGCTCCGTCGTCGCGCTCCTGCGCATGTCCCCGCTGGACATCGGCGGCGACGTGGGCAAGATGCGCGACGTCTTCGAGGAGCTGCTCGGCGCGATACCGCTCCCCGAGGACGTGCGTACCGACGCCGTCGACCTGGGCGGCGTGCGCACCCTGAAGGTCACGGCGGGCCCGGACCACGGGGCCGGGGCGGTGCTCTTCCTCCACGGCGGCGCCTACGCCTTCGGCTCCGCCGCCACCAGCGCCAACCTGGCCGCCGACGTCGCCCGCCGCTCCGGCACCACCGCCTACACGGTCGACTACCGGCTCGCGCCGGAGCATCCCTTCCCGGCCGCGGTCGACGACGCCGTGGCCGCCTACCGGGGACTGCTCGACAGCGGCGTCCCGGCCGACCGGATCGCCCTCTGCGGGGAGTCCTCCGGTGGCGGACTCGCCGTCGCGCTCCTGGTCGCGCTCCGGGACGCGGGCCTCCCGCTGCCGACGTCCGCCGCCGTGCTCTCCCCGTGGACGGATCTCACCCAGTCCGGCCGCAGCCTGAGGACCAAGGCGGCGGTCGACCCGACCCTGACCCCCGAGGCCCTCGCCGTCCGCTCCCGCGACTACCTCGCCGGCGCCGACCCGCGCTCCCCGCTCGCCAGTCCGCTCTTCGCCGACCTGCGTGGGCTGCCTCCGCTGCTGGTCCAGGCGGGCACCCACGAGATCCTCCTCGACGACGCCCTCCGGCTGGCAGCCGAGGCGGCCGACGCCGACGTGGCGGTCACCCTCCAGACCTTTCCGAACGCGCCCCACGTCTTCCAGAGCTTCGCTGCGGTGCTGAGCCCGGCGGCGACCGCCCTGGACGCGGTCGCGGCCTTCCTCCGCACCCACCTCGACCAGGCCGCCGGCTGA
- a CDS encoding HAD family hydrolase, whose amino-acid sequence MSADLGRLLGGVRAVLLDFDGPVCSIFAGHPAPQVAGELVNVLRRRGVDVPPGLASEQDPLEVLRRTGATGNQGDTRAIEDALCAAERQAAETAQPTPYGREVIVAAWQLGVAVAVVSNNSADAVTAYLKKHRLAAYISPIVGRPYAEPTRMKPNPEPVLNAVRALSAAPGQCVLIGDSLSDIEAGQAAGVQVIGYANRAAKVAAFRAAGATQVITGMDIVANLLVERATL is encoded by the coding sequence ATGAGCGCCGACCTCGGCCGCCTGCTCGGTGGAGTCCGAGCGGTGCTGCTCGACTTCGACGGCCCGGTGTGCAGTATCTTCGCCGGACACCCGGCGCCGCAGGTTGCCGGCGAACTGGTCAACGTGCTCCGGCGGCGAGGAGTCGACGTGCCGCCCGGCCTCGCCAGCGAGCAGGACCCACTTGAGGTGCTGCGCCGCACCGGGGCGACTGGGAACCAAGGCGACACAAGGGCTATTGAGGACGCGCTCTGCGCTGCCGAACGCCAAGCCGCCGAGACAGCGCAGCCTACGCCATATGGCCGAGAAGTAATCGTCGCGGCATGGCAACTGGGTGTCGCCGTGGCAGTCGTTAGCAACAACTCTGCTGATGCTGTCACCGCCTATCTGAAAAAGCACCGACTTGCTGCGTACATCTCACCGATCGTTGGACGTCCTTATGCCGAGCCTACGCGCATGAAGCCCAACCCTGAGCCTGTCCTGAATGCCGTCCGCGCTCTTAGCGCAGCTCCGGGCCAATGCGTCCTAATTGGCGACTCGTTGTCGGACATTGAGGCGGGCCAAGCGGCCGGAGTACAAGTCATTGGGTATGCGAATCGGGCAGCTAAGGTAGCCGCGTTTCGCGCCGCTGGAGCGACTCAGGTAATAACCGGTATGGATATAGTGGCCAACTTGCTAGTAGAGCGTGCAACGTTGTGA
- a CDS encoding GntR family transcriptional regulator, whose amino-acid sequence MSENLDFLGKLDPDDPKQASQQIANKLRAAILTRRLAPGDKLPSQPDLAARYGVARETVKRALDLLRAERLIVSRQGSGAFVRAQTQRAVELRPHIEASFERPHVTIDFAGFSGETLRDALAEALDKVRVGRLAPETIAVRVLISDMTVPMALPARAETQADDPAVRERAERITRRAADGIIDQVAELGDLGLIRSTTVEVRMHRASPLFKLYILNGEEVFYGFYPVIERTVSIKGEPMAIYDLMGKDVPLFHYAVTDDDTSHGTQFVEASRQWFDSVWSTIAYRYDG is encoded by the coding sequence GTGAGCGAGAACCTTGACTTCCTCGGCAAGCTGGACCCCGACGACCCCAAACAGGCCTCGCAGCAGATCGCGAACAAGCTGCGGGCCGCCATCCTCACGCGCCGGCTCGCCCCCGGCGACAAACTGCCGTCGCAACCAGACCTAGCCGCCCGCTACGGCGTGGCGCGAGAGACGGTCAAGCGAGCCTTGGACCTGCTCCGGGCAGAGCGGCTGATCGTGTCCCGGCAGGGCAGCGGAGCGTTCGTCCGCGCGCAGACCCAGCGTGCCGTGGAACTGCGGCCACACATCGAAGCCTCATTCGAGAGGCCGCACGTCACCATCGACTTCGCCGGATTCTCAGGCGAGACGCTGCGAGACGCTCTCGCTGAAGCGCTCGACAAGGTGCGGGTAGGCAGGCTCGCGCCGGAGACGATCGCGGTGCGGGTCCTGATCTCCGACATGACAGTGCCCATGGCGCTGCCCGCTCGGGCCGAGACTCAGGCGGACGATCCAGCGGTGCGAGAGCGGGCCGAGCGCATTACGCGCCGGGCGGCAGACGGGATCATCGACCAGGTAGCCGAGTTGGGCGACCTTGGTCTGATCCGCTCAACCACGGTGGAGGTGCGGATGCATCGAGCATCGCCCCTGTTCAAGCTCTACATCCTGAACGGCGAAGAAGTCTTCTACGGCTTCTACCCGGTCATTGAGCGCACCGTCTCGATCAAGGGCGAGCCCATGGCGATCTACGACCTGATGGGCAAGGACGTGCCGCTGTTCCACTACGCGGTGACCGACGACGACACCTCGCACGGCACGCAGTTCGTGGAGGCGTCCCGCCAGTGGTTCGACTCGGTGTGGTCGACCATCGCCTACCGGTATGACGGATGA
- a CDS encoding DUF6284 family protein — protein MRQHLAPVTTEPTAADLAAIEAEWPLIAAELDMLDAEITLLYAEDHGGPTALDWRRLRRAEARVTRAAADLTTRTTPGRAA, from the coding sequence GTGAGACAGCACCTCGCCCCCGTCACGACCGAGCCGACCGCCGCCGATCTGGCCGCGATCGAGGCGGAGTGGCCGCTGATCGCCGCCGAGCTGGACATGCTCGACGCCGAAATCACCCTGCTCTACGCCGAGGACCACGGCGGCCCGACCGCCCTGGACTGGCGCAGGTTGCGCCGGGCCGAGGCCCGCGTCACCCGCGCCGCCGCCGACCTGACCACCCGCACCACCCCGGGCCGCGCGGCCTGA
- a CDS encoding RRQRL motif-containing zinc-binding protein: MSRIRTAYFDPAGARYGIPTYLWRGAPPGYATRRQLTAAGLRPGGQPVAAQILWSGVGGTRAAYLYRVDLAAPKRTATPAQRAAIGKALTARRTCPTCGTVRSYFIPRSLGECLACAFPQEDAA, encoded by the coding sequence ATGTCCCGCATCCGCACCGCCTACTTCGATCCGGCCGGCGCGCGGTACGGCATCCCCACCTACTTGTGGCGAGGTGCCCCACCCGGCTACGCCACCCGCCGCCAACTGACCGCCGCCGGTCTACGCCCCGGCGGTCAGCCGGTCGCCGCTCAGATCCTCTGGTCCGGCGTCGGCGGTACCCGCGCCGCCTACCTCTACCGGGTCGACCTCGCCGCGCCGAAGCGCACCGCCACCCCGGCGCAGCGGGCCGCGATCGGCAAGGCGCTCACGGCCCGGCGGACATGCCCGACGTGCGGCACTGTCCGGTCCTACTTCATCCCGCGCTCGCTGGGCGAATGCCTCGCGTGCGCCTTTCCTCAGGAGGACGCAGCATGA
- a CDS encoding ABC transporter permease: MTAPTLNGTKYPQPIEELLPAARKLTEELGEVPSRNRLMQTFRIGAPKASELRNLLTEEAVHRDLDEAFDRTGTDEEPPADPWLYAEPIGPDPAPLLHPPSVPLDPSEYTARTVPAPVVPEPDRAADRAETLRTVMALRGSFLTPRTDPADTRPENVTEPDPTPAPAVPAAEPVEQVTTVGHPDTPTPPTPSRRAVAWPVMLLALPAFVAIWSGWVGLGGLTGFGIVHPLPGIVDGFSINSAITLPIGVETYGAYALYVWLSGRVPAPALRFAKWSALGSLIVGALGQVAYHLLVAAGIDSAPWWITTAVACLPVAVLGMGAALAHLVRTHD, encoded by the coding sequence ATGACCGCCCCCACCCTGAACGGCACCAAGTACCCCCAGCCCATTGAGGAGCTGTTGCCCGCCGCCCGGAAGCTCACCGAGGAGTTGGGCGAGGTGCCCTCGCGGAACCGGCTGATGCAGACCTTCCGCATCGGTGCCCCGAAGGCGAGTGAACTGCGGAATCTGCTGACCGAGGAGGCCGTACACCGCGACCTCGACGAGGCTTTCGACCGCACGGGCACTGACGAGGAGCCGCCGGCCGACCCGTGGCTGTACGCCGAGCCGATCGGCCCGGACCCCGCGCCTCTGCTGCACCCGCCGTCGGTGCCGCTCGATCCGTCCGAGTACACAGCCCGGACCGTGCCGGCCCCGGTGGTGCCCGAGCCGGACCGGGCGGCCGACCGCGCCGAGACGCTGCGCACGGTGATGGCGCTGCGGGGGTCGTTCCTTACGCCCCGGACGGACCCGGCGGACACCCGGCCCGAGAACGTGACCGAGCCGGACCCGACGCCCGCCCCGGCGGTCCCGGCCGCAGAGCCGGTCGAGCAGGTAACGACGGTCGGTCACCCGGATACGCCTACCCCGCCGACGCCGTCCCGCCGGGCGGTGGCGTGGCCGGTGATGCTGCTGGCGCTGCCGGCGTTCGTGGCGATCTGGTCCGGGTGGGTCGGCCTCGGCGGACTCACCGGGTTCGGCATCGTCCATCCGCTACCCGGCATCGTCGACGGGTTCTCCATCAACTCGGCGATCACCCTGCCGATCGGGGTCGAGACGTACGGCGCGTACGCGCTCTACGTGTGGCTGTCCGGCCGCGTGCCCGCTCCGGCGCTGCGGTTCGCCAAGTGGTCCGCCCTCGGCTCCCTCATCGTCGGCGCGCTCGGTCAGGTCGCCTACCACCTCCTGGTCGCCGCCGGCATCGACTCGGCCCCCTGGTGGATCACCACCGCCGTCGCCTGCCTGCCCGTGGCGGTGCTCGGCATGGGCGCCGCACTCGCGCACCTCGTCCGCACGCACGACTAG
- a CDS encoding DUF3307 domain-containing protein — MFAADPSGVHAATFAAVFAALYVAHQVADHWVQTQHQADCKGLPGWPGRIACAAHVTTYTLTALVALTVLLLATGLRLDPWGVGVGLTVSAVSHYIADRRTPLKRIADALGSARFHALGTPRPGHDDNPSLGTGAYALDQSWHYGFLFIAALFCAI, encoded by the coding sequence ATGTTCGCAGCAGACCCCAGCGGCGTCCACGCCGCCACCTTCGCCGCCGTGTTCGCCGCCCTCTACGTCGCCCACCAGGTCGCCGACCACTGGGTACAAACCCAGCACCAAGCCGACTGCAAGGGCCTGCCCGGCTGGCCCGGCCGCATCGCCTGCGCCGCCCACGTCACCACCTACACCCTCACCGCCCTCGTCGCCCTAACCGTGCTGCTGCTGGCCACCGGGCTGCGGCTGGACCCGTGGGGCGTCGGCGTCGGGTTGACCGTGTCGGCGGTGTCGCACTACATCGCCGACCGGCGCACCCCGCTCAAGCGGATCGCCGACGCGCTCGGCTCGGCCCGCTTCCACGCCCTCGGCACGCCCCGCCCCGGCCACGACGACAACCCCTCCCTCGGCACCGGCGCCTACGCCCTCGACCAGTCCTGGCACTACGGGTTCCTGTTCATCGCCGCCCTGTTCTGCGCGATCTGA
- a CDS encoding P-loop NTPase family protein, translated as MTSPHDDDRFDWHAAERDLTDPAGPDAEVLDLDAARAARTPDGGPMLVDSLAAQRSPRFTLDGVRAGQRRPILPAWLRSGAELRDVMRWAVGHLLHTAAYHGTRLPKYAGKLAFRAPAGAGRLVSGAVRWLFDWEGEPHRQATSQSRDGELYLKLSRQRDRRVRWRGIVATFTLAVTLAGGVAVALAPLWARWAVLALLVTLCGLLGQPADKPLLDTAVVVPRVARLTSDVVVRALAVLGISGITQAIAKQGHRAIGFTAPIVRDGPGWRADIDLPPGVTAGDVIERRDRLAAGLTRPLGCVWPEGQPEVHPGRLLLWVGDQDMAATKPAVWPLLKASGGFDLGRPVPFGTDPRGRIISFELPYTNLLIGSIPGYGKTAATQVPMLAAALDPYAELWYFDFKGTGGLDPLEKVSARYASGQDDDTAEEGLLALRELRKECQRRAAIIKGLPKTVCPDNKVTPELARRKKLGLHWLVVALDEVQELFSHPEFGKEAGELAEKIIKLGRALGVILVVATQRPDAKSLPTGVSANAGTRFCLRVMGQIENDMILGTSAYKNGIRATMFAKKDKGVGYLVGAADDAQIVRTFYVDGPTAEKITDRARALREAAGTLTGHAIGQAAPTPAARRDTLLDDILTVVPATEPKVWAETLTERLADLNPEAYGDLTRDQLTAALKPYGITTGQVWGTDPATGKGANRRGIDRADITDAVAERNKRRGDKAA; from the coding sequence ATGACGTCCCCCCACGATGACGACCGTTTCGACTGGCACGCCGCCGAGCGTGACCTGACCGACCCGGCCGGCCCGGACGCCGAGGTGCTCGACCTCGACGCCGCCCGCGCCGCCCGCACCCCCGACGGCGGGCCGATGCTGGTCGACTCGCTGGCCGCGCAGCGCTCCCCGCGGTTCACCCTCGACGGTGTCCGCGCCGGCCAGCGCCGCCCGATCCTGCCCGCGTGGCTGCGGTCCGGTGCCGAGCTGCGCGACGTGATGCGGTGGGCGGTGGGGCATCTGCTGCACACCGCCGCCTACCACGGCACCCGCCTGCCGAAGTACGCCGGCAAACTCGCGTTCCGCGCCCCGGCCGGTGCGGGCCGGCTGGTGTCGGGGGCGGTTCGGTGGCTGTTCGACTGGGAAGGCGAGCCGCACCGGCAGGCCACCTCCCAGAGCAGGGACGGTGAGCTGTACCTGAAGCTGTCGCGGCAGCGGGACCGGCGGGTGCGATGGCGCGGCATCGTCGCCACCTTCACCCTCGCCGTCACCCTCGCCGGTGGCGTCGCGGTCGCCCTGGCCCCGTTGTGGGCGCGGTGGGCGGTGCTGGCGCTGCTGGTGACGCTCTGCGGGCTGCTCGGTCAGCCGGCCGACAAGCCGCTGCTCGACACCGCCGTGGTCGTGCCCCGCGTGGCGCGGCTGACCTCGGACGTGGTGGTGCGCGCCCTGGCCGTGCTCGGCATCTCCGGCATCACCCAGGCCATCGCCAAGCAGGGTCACCGGGCGATCGGCTTCACCGCCCCGATCGTGCGCGACGGCCCCGGCTGGCGGGCGGACATCGACCTCCCGCCCGGTGTGACGGCCGGGGACGTGATTGAGCGGCGGGACCGGCTCGCCGCCGGCCTCACCCGCCCCCTCGGCTGCGTCTGGCCCGAAGGGCAGCCGGAGGTGCATCCCGGCCGACTGCTGCTGTGGGTGGGCGATCAGGACATGGCCGCGACGAAGCCGGCTGTATGGCCGCTGCTCAAGGCGTCCGGCGGGTTCGACCTCGGCCGGCCGGTGCCGTTCGGCACCGACCCGCGCGGCCGGATCATCTCCTTCGAGCTGCCGTACACGAACCTGCTGATCGGGTCGATTCCCGGCTACGGCAAGACCGCCGCCACTCAGGTGCCGATGCTGGCCGCCGCCCTCGACCCGTACGCGGAGTTGTGGTACTTCGACTTCAAGGGCACCGGCGGCCTCGACCCCCTGGAGAAGGTGTCGGCCCGGTACGCCTCGGGGCAGGACGACGACACCGCCGAGGAAGGGCTGTTGGCGTTGCGGGAGCTGCGCAAGGAATGCCAGCGCCGCGCCGCCATCATCAAGGGCCTGCCGAAGACGGTGTGCCCGGACAACAAGGTCACGCCGGAACTGGCCCGCCGCAAGAAGTTGGGCCTGCACTGGCTGGTCGTGGCCCTCGATGAGGTGCAGGAGCTGTTCTCCCACCCGGAGTTCGGCAAGGAAGCCGGCGAGCTGGCCGAGAAAATCATCAAGCTCGGCCGCGCCCTGGGCGTCATCCTCGTGGTCGCCACGCAGCGGCCGGACGCCAAGAGCCTCCCCACCGGTGTCAGCGCGAACGCGGGCACGCGGTTCTGCCTGCGGGTCATGGGCCAGATCGAAAACGACATGATCCTCGGCACCTCGGCCTACAAAAACGGCATCCGCGCCACGATGTTCGCCAAGAAAGACAAGGGCGTCGGCTACCTGGTCGGCGCGGCCGACGACGCGCAGATCGTCCGCACCTTCTACGTCGACGGACCGACCGCCGAAAAGATCACCGACCGGGCGCGCGCCCTACGCGAGGCGGCCGGCACCCTGACCGGGCACGCCATCGGCCAGGCAGCGCCGACCCCGGCGGCCCGCCGGGACACGCTGCTGGACGACATCCTCACCGTGGTCCCCGCGACCGAGCCGAAGGTGTGGGCCGAGACGCTGACCGAGCGCCTGGCCGACCTCAACCCCGAGGCATACGGGGACCTGACCCGCGACCAGCTCACCGCCGCGCTCAAGCCCTACGGGATCACCACGGGGCAGGTCTGGGGCACCGACCCGGCCACCGGCAAGGGCGCCAACCGGCGCGGCATCGACCGCGCCGACATCACCGACGCGGTCGCGGAACGTAACAAGCGGCGCGGAGACAAAGCCGCCTAA
- a CDS encoding bifunctional DNA primase/polymerase → MSDLLAAALAHAGRGWHVFPLRPNDKRPAFPDHTADDCAGRDPRCRAGHLGWEQRATTDPDRIRRAWSSRPYGIGIACGPSGLVVVDLDVPKRPDDTPPPEWAGVCDGWDVFATLAARHGTPINPLDGFGLDAPPRTGVDATYTVGTGSGGTHLYYRHPVAGPALRNTTGDRGGLGWKVDTRAHGGYVVAAGSTVAGYPYSVALDVDPAPLPGWLAGLLTPAPRPARPAAAVTLPAERHGRYVAAAIRRQVARLTAAPDGQRNHALFTSAVALGQLAAGGALTDDDVTAVLEPAALSIGLPAGEVARTIASGLRVGTRNPRTLGNLGRAA, encoded by the coding sequence ATGTCTGACCTGCTCGCCGCTGCGCTCGCCCACGCAGGGCGCGGCTGGCACGTCTTCCCGCTGCGGCCGAACGACAAGCGGCCCGCGTTCCCCGACCACACCGCAGACGACTGCGCCGGCCGCGACCCACGCTGCCGTGCCGGGCACCTCGGGTGGGAGCAGCGCGCCACCACCGACCCCGACCGCATCCGCCGCGCCTGGTCGTCCCGCCCCTACGGCATCGGCATCGCGTGCGGCCCATCTGGGCTGGTGGTGGTCGACCTGGACGTGCCCAAGCGCCCCGACGACACCCCGCCGCCGGAGTGGGCGGGGGTATGCGACGGGTGGGACGTGTTCGCCACCCTCGCCGCCCGCCACGGCACCCCGATCAACCCGCTCGACGGGTTCGGCCTGGACGCCCCACCGCGCACCGGCGTCGACGCCACCTACACCGTGGGCACCGGCAGCGGCGGCACCCACCTCTACTACCGCCACCCCGTCGCCGGCCCGGCCCTGCGCAACACCACCGGCGACCGGGGCGGCCTCGGCTGGAAGGTCGACACCCGCGCCCACGGCGGCTACGTCGTCGCCGCCGGCAGCACCGTCGCCGGCTATCCCTACTCGGTGGCGCTGGACGTCGACCCTGCGCCGCTGCCCGGGTGGCTTGCCGGGCTGCTCACACCCGCGCCGCGACCGGCCCGGCCGGCAGCCGCGGTGACCCTGCCCGCCGAACGGCACGGTCGGTACGTCGCCGCCGCGATCCGCCGCCAGGTCGCCCGCCTGACCGCCGCCCCGGATGGGCAGCGCAACCACGCCCTGTTCACCTCAGCCGTGGCGCTCGGCCAACTCGCCGCCGGGGGCGCGCTCACTGACGACGACGTCACCGCCGTCCTGGAACCGGCCGCCCTGTCCATCGGCCTGCCGGCCGGGGAAGTCGCGCGCACGATCGCGTCCGGTCTGCGCGTGGGCACCCGCAACCCCCGCACCCTCGGCAACCTGGGTAGGGCCGCATGA
- a CDS encoding helix-turn-helix domain-containing protein — MPTPENRVVLTIEEAAHRLGIGRTTMYALIKTGQIRTVTIGRLRRVPTFCLDEYVRNLLAEPTHLDHAA; from the coding sequence GTGCCCACGCCAGAAAACCGCGTCGTCCTGACCATCGAAGAAGCCGCCCACCGACTCGGCATCGGCCGCACCACCATGTACGCCCTCATCAAGACCGGCCAAATCCGCACCGTCACCATCGGCCGCCTCCGCCGCGTCCCCACCTTCTGCCTCGACGAATACGTGCGGAACCTGCTCGCCGAACCAACCCACCTCGACCACGCCGCCTGA